One Desulfomonile tiedjei genomic window, GGAAGGAATTCGAACTGGAAGTTATGCGCGACGGCGCGGACAACGTAGTTATCATATGCTCCATAGAGAATTTCGATCCCATGGGGATCCACACCGGCGATTCCATTACCATAGCTCCGGCCCAGACGCTCACTGACAAGGAATACCAGATTCTGCGCGATCAGGCTGTTGCGATCATAAGAGAAATCGGCGTGGACACCGGCGGGTCCAACATCCAGTTCGCTGTGCATCCGGAAACCGGCCGCGTTGTGGTCATCGAAATGAACCCCCGGGTCAGCCGATCCAGCGCGCTGGCCTCCAAGGCCACAGGCTTTCCCATAGCAAAGATCGCGGCCAAGCTAGCTGTTGGATATACCCTCGACGAGATCGCCAACGACATCACACTAAAGACCCCGGCCTCATTTGAGCCCACAATCGACTATGTGGTAACCAAGATCCCGCGCTTCACATTCGAGAAGTTCCCCGGCGCGGACAATACTTTGACCACGCAGATGAAATCCGTCGGCGAGGCAATGGCCATCGGCCGCACGTTCAAAGAGTCGCTTCAGAAGGCTCTCAGGTCTCTCGAAATAGACGTTTACGGGCTGGAGGAGCGTCTGGGAGCAGGACTCGCGCGCGATCAGGTCCTCGCACATGTTGCCAGGCCCACCCCCGACCGCCTTTTGCACATAGCCGACGCGATCAGGGCCGGCATAAGCATTGATGAGATCTACGAAGCCAGTAAGGTGGACCAGTGGTTCCTCGGGCAGATTCAGCAGATCGTTGAATTGGAGAATGAAATCTCGAATCCCGGATTTTTGCAAGGCGAGGACGCGAAAGACAATCTGAAGCGTGCAAAGTCCTACGGTTTTTCGGATATTCGTCTGGGCCGCTTGACAGGTAAATCTGAAGACGAAATCCGTGAAACAAGAAAACGCCTCGGCATAAACGCCGTGTTCAAGAGAGTTGATACCTGCGCCGCGGAATTCGAGGCCCACACGCCGTACCTCTATTCTTCGTACGAGGATGAAGACGAATCGGGAGTAACCGATAAGAAAAAAATAATCATACTCGGTGGCGGTCCCAACCGGATCGGCCAAGGGATTGAGTTCGACTACTGTTGCGTGCACGGCGCGTTCGCTCTCAAGGAAGACGGATACGAAACCATCATGGTCAACTGCAACCCGGAAACGGTCAGTACGGACTATGACACATCGGACAGACTTTATTTTGAGCCCCTCACCCAGGAAGATGTCCTCGCAATAGTCGAGCGCGAAAGGCCGGATGGAGTGATCGTGCAATTCGGCGGACAAACCCCGCTGAAATTGGCGGTTCCACTCTGGAATGCCGGCGTTCCCATAATCGGGACGTCGCCGGACGCTATCGATCGCGCGGAGGATCGGAAGCGATTCAAGGAGATGTTGATCGCTCTGGGCTTGAATCAGCCTCCCAATGACATAGCCCATTCGTACAGTGAAGTTATGGATGTGGCTCGCCGCATCGGCTATCCGGTCGTGGTCCGGCCCTCTTACGTCCTCGGAGGCCGGGCGATGGAAATCGTCCACAACGAGGACGACCTGAAGCAATACCTCACAGTCGTGGTGCAGGCCTCTCCGGAGCATCCTATTCTTGTGGACGGCTATCTCACCGGTGCGGTGGAAATTGATGTGGACGCGATTGCTGACGGCGAAGACGTGGTGATTGGCGGGATTATGGAACACATAGAAGAAGCGGGAATACATTCCGGCGACTCTTCATGCTCCTTGCCGCCGTACAGCCTCGGCCGATACCATCTGGACGAAATCCGCAGAATAACCAGACTGCTTGCAGTCGAGCTGAAGGTCAAAGGCCTGATGAACCTGCAGCTTGCCCTGAAGGATGGCGAAATCTACGTCCTTGAAGTCAACCCCAGGGCTTCCAGGACCATTCCGTTCGTGTCAAAGGCCATTGGAGTTCCTCTGGCGAAGTTGGGGGCCCGCGTCATGGCAGGGAGAAAACTCCGTGAACTCGGCTTCACTAAGGAAATTATCCCGAATCACGTGAGCGTCAAGGAGGCGGTCTTCCCGTTTATCAAGTTTCCGGGAGTGGACGTGCTGCTCGGACCGGAAATGAAGTCCACCGGTGAGGTGATGGGAATCGACGAGGAATTCGGCCCTGCGTTCCTGAAAGCCCAGTACAGTACCGAGTTCCCCATTCCTAAGAACGGAAAAGTGTTCCTGAGCGTTGCGGGCCGCGATAAAGGCATGGCGCTTATTGTAGCGCGCAGGCTTCAGGAATGCGGTTTTTCGTTCGTGTGCACGGAAGGAACCGCTGCGTCTCTCCGTACCGGCGGCGTTCCATGCGCCCTGATCGGAAAGGTTCACGAGGACAGCGAAGTCGACGTTACTGATCTCATCCGTCAAAACGAAATCATGCTCGTTATTAATACGGCCGCGGACAAGAAGTCCTTCCATGACTCGTACCACATACGCTTAGCGGCTCTGCACCATAACGTCCCGTACTTTACCACTGTTGCAGGCGCTAATGCCCTTTCCTTGGGTCTCCGGGCCATTGCCCGCGGAGGCGGCTTCAGGGTGATGTCCCTCCAGGAATACCACGGAATGAAATAGGGCAGGGTTGCCATGACCGCAAAAGTAGTCTTTCACATAGACTGGGATCAGGAAGACGGGTTGCTGATGGCGCTAAACAACATCAGAAATCTGCTCAAGGAAGTTCCCGAAGAGGACGCCTCGATATTCATCGTAGCAAACGGCAGTGCGGTGAACCTGTTCCTGAAAGACAGAGCCGTTCATTACGTCTCCACCATAGAAGAATTGCACAAGGCCGGCGCCCGCTTTCTCATGTGCCGAAACTCAATTACCAACCTGGGCCTGACCATGGAAGACCTGATCAAACCCTGCGAGCGCGTCCCCGCAGGGATCGTGGAACTTATCAGACTCCAACAAGATGGTTATGCCTACGTGAAGCCTTGATCCGACGTATAGTAGTTCTCGAAAGTTAACTCGGATTAATTTAGGATGTCCCCCCACGCGGGACGGTCTCATTCGGGAAGAGCTTTTGGGAACAACTATAGTAGCCCCTTCTATCAAGCGATGCTTTTTGTATTGGGTGCCACTGACCTGGGAACCAGGTCAGTGCTGGGCACGATGGAGATCCGAGTCACATTTTTAATGGCCAATCGGTATAATTTACGGTGGGGACACAATTTTGTCCTTGCGAGGAGTGAAATCCCGCGGAACGCGGGAAAGCAGTCCCCTGCTCGGTGGGACCGGCATCTAGCCGGTCATTCTAATAGACAGGCGAGACGCCTGTCCCACCATGGGGATTGCCTCGGCGATGTGCCCCGGCAATCACAATAGATCCCTCCCGTAGTCTACTTCTTTGATGGCGAACCGGTTTGTATACACTCGACGGTCTGGATCGCGATCTCCAGCTCTTCGTTTGTCGGGACTACAAGCACTTTTACCCGGGACTCGTCTGACTGGATCTCCGATGCTTGCTTGTTTCCGGCCTGGTTGCGATGTTCATCCAGCGCGATTCCCAGCGAAGCCAGGCCTTCGCAGCAGCGCCTGCGGACTTCCGGAGAATTCTCTCCTATGCCGCCCGTGAACACCAGGGCGTCGAGGCGTCCCAGCGCAGCGAAATATGCTCCGATATATTTCCTGATTCGGTAGCAAAACATATCCAGCGCGAGCGATGCGCGCGGATCGCCCGATTCAGCCGCGCGAAGCACCTCGCGCATGTCGCTGATACCGCAAACCCCTCGCAACCCGCTCTGATTTTCAAATATCGAGCCGATCTCTTCACAAGTCTTTTCCGTTACCCGAGCAAGATAGCCCTGGATTGCCGGGTCCAGGTCCCCGCACCGGGTACCCATGACAAGACCCTCCAGAGGAGTCATTCCCATGGAATGATCTATGCTTTTGCCCCCCCGGATCGCGGTGGCGCTGCTGCCGTTCCCCAGGTGCAAAGTAATCATGTTCAGCGTTTCCAACGGCTTGCCAAGGATCACTGCCGCCTGTTTGGCAACGTATCGGTGCGAAGTCCCGTGGAATCCGTACCTTCGCACATGGTGATCCGTATAGAAGGTGTAGGGCACAGCATAGTGATATGCGTGGGGTGGCATGGTCTGGTGATACGCGGTGTCAAACACCGCGACCTGAGCTACCTCGGGAAAATGGTCTCGAGCCCATTCCACGCCTGTCAAATTGGCCGGGTTGTGAAGCGGCGCAAGCGGAATCATGGATCTGATGGTGGCAATCACCGAATCGTCGATCAGAGTTGGCTCTCGGAAGGCTTCTCCGCCATGCACGACTCTGTGCCCGATTCCGGACAGATCTCCAAGATTCCATCCCTTGTTCGGATCGGAGAAGACCTCCATAATCACGCGAAAGCCCTCATGATGATTGGCTGTTGGCTCGGTATGAATGTGTTCCGTGAAGCCCCCTCTGTTGTTCTTCTTGCGGTGCTTCAGGCGGCTTCCCGTCCCGCCGATTTCTTCCAGAATGCCTACAACGAGCGCTGACTGGTCATCCATATCGAAAAGCTGATACTTGATCGAAGAACTGCCCGAATTAATGACAAGTACTTTCATGCCGACTCCCGGATTGCCTGGGCCTGAATGGCAGTAATTGCGACGGTGTTGACAATGTCCGTCACGGTGCAGCCGCGACTCAGGTCGTTCACCGGCTTATTAAGTCCCTGTAGCACAGGTCCTACTGCAACCGCGTTGGCCGAGCGCTGGACCGCCTTGTACGTCGTGTTGCCAGTATTCAGGTCCGGAAAAATGAACACGGTCGCGTGGCCGGCCACTTCGCTTCCCGGCATCTTGGTCCGGGCCACCCCGATGTCGACGGCCGCGTCGTACTGGATCGGCCCTTCGATTTTGATGTCCGGGCGGAGCCTCGTCGCAAGCATAGTGGCCTTTCTCACCTTGTCTACCTCTTCACCTTTTCCGGATTCTCCAGTGGAATAGGAGAGCATCGCCACATACGGTTCGATCCCGAACGTTTTAGCTGTCTCCGCGGAACTCACCGCAATGTCTGCCAGTTGCTCCGCGCTCGGATCGGGATTGACAGCACAATCGCCGAAGACGAGTACCCGATCCGCGAGGCACATGAAGAAGACACTTGAAACGATGGAGAAATCCGGTTTGGTCCGAATGATCTCGAAAGCCGGCCGAAGCGTTTGGGAGGTTGTGTGAGTGGCGCCGGAGACCATTCCGGCCGCATGCCCGTGATACACCATCAGCGTTCCGAAATAGCTGCTGTCCGCCACTGTGTCGAATGCCATTTCCCGCGACACGCCTTTGTGCTTTCGCAGTTCGTAATAAGTGCGCGCGTAGAGTCCGCGCAACCGAGATTCCAGCGGATCGATGATATTGATGCCTTCCACTTCCATTCCGAGCGAACTGGCTTTCTTTCTGATTTTTTCCGGATTTCCCAGCAGAGTAATGTGGACCACATCGCGCAGGAGCAGGATTTCAGCGGCCCGCAGAATGCGCTCGTCGGTTCCTTCCGCCAACACAATGTGCTGGCGTTGCGCCCTGGCACGTTGAATGAGTTCGTATTCAAACATCAGCGGAGTGACGCGTCGGGAACGCGTTACAGCAAGGCGTCGTTGAAGTTCATCGAATTGCACGCTCGCCTCCACAGCTCCAAGAGCGGCTGCGATCTTTCGACTGTCTTCCGGCACCAGACTGCCTTTCACTGCACTTACGTTGGTCGCTGTCGTGTAAGTGTCGGTTTCTACCGATAATATGGGAACAGAGGACCCAGCCAGTCCCTGGATCAGGCGCTGGACCTGCGGCGCGGGCTTGAAACCGCCAGTCAGGAGCAGCCCGGCAATATGGGGGTACGAGGCGGAGGCGTCCGCGGCCAGACTCCCCAGAATAATGTCCGATCGGTCTCCCGGCGTGATGATAAGGTTCCCTTCTTCAATACGCTCCAGGAAATGAGGAAGTTCCATGGCCGCAACCTTGGACTGGGTGACCATGCGATTCAGGCTTTCAGGCTCGCCCAGAAGGCGCTCGGCCTGTAAGGCTTGAGCGATCTCGGCGACCGTGGGCTTCGCCAGTATTCCATGTTCGGGAATCGCATAGAACAGGATGTCTTTGGGAATCGCACGTCGGACTTCCGAAACAATCTCCGTTGCCTGTGCAGGCTGTACGCGGTTGGCAACGATAGCCAAGGCATCGCATCGCCCGTGTTCAAGCGATTCGAGCACAATCCTCACTGCATCGATGATCTGCCGGGTGGTCTTGTCTCGCCCGCTCACAATGGGGATCATGGGACAACCAAGGTTGTAAGCCATCTCCACATTGAAACCGAAATCGAACGGTGGGGCCACGCCCGTGAAGTCCGTTCCCAAACTTACGACCACGTCGCAGTGTTGTTCCAGGGCCTTGTACTTGTCCAGGATCAACGTGAAGACCGTATCGTGACGGTCGCTGCCGCCCAATTCCAAGGCTTCGGCGTACGTGCAACCGTACATCGCGATATAAGGAAACCTGGAACCGTAACGAGTCACAATCATGTGAATAAACCGGTCCGGTTGTTCATCGGGCCAGATTACGGGCCTGAAAAACCCCACAATGCGCCCTTGGCTCCAGAGCCATTCCATGAGGCCGAGCAAAAGGACCGATTTGCCGCTCAGCGCTTCTGCACCTGTTATGTAAATGCATTGTGCCATTTGTAACCCTCACGCCCAGCTTTTTGAGACATGTCTTTCGCAAGTTGATATGCGATATTGGCAAGTTGCAAAGTTCTATGATATAATGAATTAGATTTTACTCATTGTGATGCAAAGTTACAAGTTAAAATCATATTAGTTCACTCCGGAACCATGCCTTTGACCATGAATTCCAAAAAGCCTCGGCAGAGTTTACATCATTCTGAATGTAATCATCTCTCCCGCCGCGACTTCTTGTCCATGAGCGCGGGGTTGATTGCAAGCCTCCCTTCCATGACCGACGAATTGACCTCGCTGTTGGAGAATTCCGCGGACCACGTCGCGCCGACCAGGGGTGAAACTCGCGGGCCTGCACGTTCCTTCCGTTTAAAAAGTAAGAGGCCTTCTCAAACCCAGCAGGAAGGAGGGCGTCTGTTCCTGACTTTTGACGACGGCCCTTTGCCCTGCACCGGCCGCATACTCGACCAGTTGGCGGCAAGTGGACAGACGGCCACATTTTTTGTCCTGGGAAGGAACCTGTCAAATCCGTCGCTACGCCAATTCGCTGTGAGGGCACTGAAAGAAGGCCACGACATAGGCAATCATTCGTTCAGTCATCCCTATTTTTCCGCGATCTCAATGAATCGGGCCAAGCAGGAAATTGTTTCGACCTACAGGCTTATTGATGAATTGGTCCTGGAGGCGGAGGTAGATCCGAATCGGCAGAACCGGTTTTTCCGCTTTCCGTACGGGGTGGCCGGATCGCGGTCCAATTACCTCGCATCTCAAGATGTCCTTGGCGAACTGAACTACAAGATAGCCTGGTGGGACCTGGACACCAATGATTGGCGCATGGAGTTGCCGTGGTTTCCGACGCGGCCCTCTTCCGTGGTAGCAAGTCTCAATAGGGCCAGGCCCGGAGATGTGGTATTGCTGCACGACCGGGTGAAGACTTCAGAATGCCTGCCTGCCATCCTGAAGTCCCTTGAATGGTGTAAGCTGGCTTCACTTCCCCTCTCCAGTTATGATTCCGGCACTGTAGCACCGTCTGAAAAGGCTGTGCCGGACGAGAATATCCTTTCATCGAAATCCACGAACAATCTCGACGCTGACGCCCTGGCCGAAGAGCTTTCCCAGGCCCTTTTCCCTCAAGGTCACCCTGCCGATATAGTGGTGGATTCCGCTGTCGTGGCCCCACGTGTTTCCCGCGGGTCGAACCTCTGGTAAATCAAACGTAAAACAACAAAGAGATCTTCACACAAATGTCGTTGACTTGAAAGATTGGCCCTAAGCTGCTGTTGTGGGGCACCCATTAAAACATTCTTCCCAGCCGAAGGCCGGAATGATTACGATTGGCCCATTTTCTTTCTTGACTTAATTTTAGGGGGCGTTTATCATAGCGACGCTAGCCTTGCAATCGCCCGGCGGAACGACCGTATCCTCCTTGGTTGGAGCCATACCCTTTGTCACATCCGTCGGGCTTCTTTTTTTGGGGAATGCCCTTTCGGAGAAACGGGCAACTCCAAAGGTCCTCGCGTGGGGCATGTCCATTCTGAACCACATCCAAGCTATTGTTCTCCTACCAATGCTGGCGATCGTGGTTGTCCCGGGGATCATTCTTTTCAGGACACGGGCGTGGACAAGCGCCTGGCAATCTTCTTTCACATTGAGCTTCATATTGCCTTTCATTGGGCTTGTTTTGATCGGGTTGGGCCTGATCCTTATGGTCAAGACTATTACCCTGTTTGCCCAGGTCGGCAAGGGCACACTTGCGCCATGGGCCCCGCCTGACAAACTTGTTGTGCGAGGAATCTATCGGCACGTGCGCAATCCGATGATAACCGGTGTTTTCTCCGTTCTTATCGGCGAGGCCTTGACAGTCGGTTCAATACCGCTTTTCGGCTGGTTCCTTGTTTTCGTGTTGATCAACGTGGTTTACATTCCCGTTTTTGAGGAGCCCGGTCTGGAGAGCCGTTTCGGCCGGGACTATGCTCGCTACAAAGAAAACGTCCGTCGTTGGATCCCAAGGCTTGAGCCGTGGCAAGAGCAAAACGACCGGTAGATATTCCTTTAGACGGGTGATATGTGGCGGACGCCTGTATCCCGTTGATTCCTGCATCCTTATCTGGTCTAATGCGTGATCGCACAATGAATTTCATGGAAACGTAAATGAACGACGAGAAAAGCGCCTTTTCCGGCCCGGGAGCAGGCGGCGCGACCGGCTTCCCTCCGGTGGAACCCGGGAGTGACTTAAGCAGGAAGCTCGTGACCGGTGGCCCCACTCCTCCGGAAGATGGTGGTCGGGCGAGTCTGGTGCTGTTTCTCGGCCTGCTCTCTCTTTTTATGTGCGGGCCACTCGGGATCATTGCCTGGATCATGGCCAATGCTGATCTCAAGAAGATTAGAGCGGGAGCGCTGTCTCCGCGTCAAGCGGGGACACTGAAGATCGGACGCGCCCTGGGTATCATAGGGACCATAGTGTTCGTCATCTCCATCTTCGTTTTTGCGCACCTTCTCCAGCGGGGAATAACGGGCCTTGGGGGCTGGACCGAGACCTCTCCTCTCCTGCCCAACCAGATCGTCTTTGTGGGAGAATGGGTAGGTAAAAAAGGCACCGTTATCAGGATTCGACCGGACGGCAAAGGTGATTTCCGATCCAGCCACTCCTCCATGACAGGCGGCCAAGTTCGCATTGATAAGGACGATCTTTCCATAGGGTTAATGGGAATCTCGAAGAGTTGGCATATAGACGCGCCGCCTCATCTCACAAACGGAAGCTGGGAGATGAGTCTGGATGGGGAAATCTTCATTCGGAAGGGCGAGGACCTGACGGTGTGATAAGGCTTATATCGAGTGGCAAATTTTTTTCCGATTGGCAACCACTCCATTCCGTCATTCCTGCGGAGGTAGGGATCGTAGGGCCGGCGTCCCTGCCGGCCAAAATGGGCACCGGCACGGAGGCCGGCCCCTACAAGGTTCCCGCCTTCGCGGGAACGACGGGCGTTATAACGCTCTTGAAAAGTAGGCCCTGTAGATACGATCTGAAGACCAGATTGATTATCTTCCGGCCAAATGGACATTACTTTTGGCAACCGCTATAGACTGTGAAGATTGAAATTGTCGAGGGAGACTTCTTTGAATTGAGAAGCTTCCCCCGCAACTTTGCTATTTTTCTATCAACCTCCGGAAATGGTACCCGAAGATCGCGCTGGAGACCGCCTCCCCGAAGGAATTGCGATGGAAGAGGAAAGCTTTAATTAGGAGTTTCCAGTAGTAGAACTTGCTCTTACCCTTGTCAAGGATCCCCAAGTACAGAATGGAAGTAACAAAGGCTCTAAGGTCCATCATTCGTACGCGTCTTCGGCGGGTCGGTTTGTAATCCTTCAGAAATTCCAGTACGCGATCGCAGTATTCTTTCGGCGAATAGATATAATTTAGAACTGCGGTATAGCCGTCTTTGAGCTTCTGAGCGTCCATCTTAGGCACAAAGTTGAGCGATCCATCACAGTTATCACCGGTGCAATTGTCCAGCAGGCGTCCTTCGTCTTTAAGTCTCTGGTACAAGCGCGTCCCGGGGATGGCGTTCAGCAGCCCTATCATAGCCTTCACCACGCCGCTGTTTTGAATAAAATTTGCCTGGCGCTCGAAGATGTTCGGCGGGTCATTGTCAAAGCCGATGATAAAGCCGCCCATGACCTCCATGCCGTTTCTCTGTATCGTCTTCACAGCTTCAACAAGGTCCATGGAGCGGTTCTGGTGTTTCCCGCACTCCACGAGGCATTCCTCTGCCGGGGTTTCCAGCCCCAGAAAGACCGAGTCGAACCCTGCCGAGGTCATCAAGGTCATCAACTCCTGGTCCTGTGCAAGGTTGACGGAGGCCTCCGTATAAAGGCTGAAAGGAAAACGCTTAGCCTCTTGCCATGGAAGCAGGTCCCTGAGAAAGGACTTAACCTTTACTCGATTCCCTATAAAGTTGTCGTCAACGATGAAACATCGTCCACGCCACCCTAAGTCGTACAAAAGCTCCAATTCTTGGAGCATCTGATCGTTGGATTTAACCCGCGGCCGGCGCCCGTTCAGGTTGACGATGTCGCAAAACTCACAGTCATAGGGACATCCTCTCGAATACTGAACTGACATGGACGCATAATACTTCATCTTGATCAGGTCCCATCTCGGGAGGGGAGTTTGCGTGATGTCGGGCTTTTCCTCGGTGTTGTACACCCGTTGAGGATTTCCCGCTGCCAGGTCTTTCAAAAAGGGCTTAAGGGTGATTTCAGCCTCGTTCAGGACAAAATGATCAATCTCTGGAAATGCCTCCCAGGAGCTGGTGAAGAGGGGGCCGCCGGCAACAATTTTTTTGCCGAGCCCGTGAACTCGCTCCACAACTTCCTGTACCGACTCTTTCTGAACTACCATAGCCCCCATAAAGACCATGTCGGCCCATCGGATAGCATCATCGGTGAGAGTTTCGACGTTCATGTCCACGAGTTGCAGGTCCCAGTCTTTCGGCATCATGGCACCGACGGTAATCAGCCCGAGCGGAACATGCGCTGCCCGTTTACGGATGAACTTCATTATGTGCTTGAAGCTCCAGAAAGTATCGGGTATCGACGGGTAGACCAGCAGTGCCTTCAAGATGTAACTCCTTATTTTCGTCTCAAGCTCTTTGCATAACTATTCATGGTAGTCAATCCCCGAGTTCCGGTCAAGGGGTTCCGAATTCGCTTGGTTGTTATTGGGCTCTCAATCCGGCTTTGGTTCCCTTCCGAGGAGACCTATCTTACGGCCGGGCCTGTCGCCGGACCCGACGCCGGCTTGGAACGAGGGTTCGGCGAATCAAGGTACTTCAACAAATCGGAATCAGGACGCAGCAAGATAGTTGTTTCCGTTCCGAACACCTTCTGATAGATCTCCAGATGGCGTGTGAAAGAATAGAACTCCTCGTCCTTGCTGTAGGCCTCCGCATAAATGCCCGTAGCTTCGGCGTCTCCGTCTCCACGCAAGGCTTGGGACTGCCTGTAAGCCTCGGCGAGTATAATCTCTTTTTCCTTGTTCGCGTTTGCCCTTATTTGTCGAGCTTGTTCGTCCCCTTCGGCCCTATAGCGTTTCCCAATCCGCTCCCGTTCCGCCTTCATTCTGTCGAAGACGCTCTTTTGAACCTCTTCCGGCAGATCCACCCTTTTGATACGCACATCGATGACTTGAATACCGAAGCGTTGCGCCAATTCGGCAGTGCCATTGGTTACGCTTTTCATTATGTCTTCGCGCTCCGTGCGAATAAAATCCTTGAAGTCGTGATTTGCAATTTCCTGGCGCAAGCGGGCAAAAATGATATCATTGAGCCGAGCGATCGCGCCGGTATAATTCCTGACCGTCTGGTAAAATACCAACGGCTCTGTGATTCGCCAGCGAGACACCGTGTCCACTGTCAGGCGTTTCTTGTCCAAAGTGATATATTCCGCGGGGCGCGCTTCCGCGGCCAATATCCTCTTTTCAAACATTACCACGTCCTGCACGAAAGGATATTTGAAATACAGGCCGGGCTC contains:
- the hflC gene encoding protease modulator HflC; this translates as MVRILIIAVIALALLAQAAFIINEGEQGVVFQFGSLVRIIQEPGLYFKYPFVQDVVMFEKRILAAEARPAEYITLDKKRLTVDTVSRWRITEPLVFYQTVRNYTGAIARLNDIIFARLRQEIANHDFKDFIRTEREDIMKSVTNGTAELAQRFGIQVIDVRIKRVDLPEEVQKSVFDRMKAERERIGKRYRAEGDEQARQIRANANKEKEIILAEAYRQSQALRGDGDAEATGIYAEAYSKDEEFYSFTRHLEIYQKVFGTETTILLRPDSDLLKYLDSPNPRSKPASGPATGPAVR